A genomic stretch from Pseudomonadota bacterium includes:
- a CDS encoding glycosyltransferase, whose product MLAVLVLWAGFAWVVFYDLRDLRHLLRLARATGRQARAQAPPTAASGHPSVDVVIPIYNMGDSVGETLTSIERSSYPSRQVIVVDDGSTDGQTWPAVQALGDRIDVLAQIDHGGKAAAANHGAGLGQGDVLLFLDADSYVSEDFIERTLAVFDAHPEVGAIDYVQRVSNPKESFWTRQATFERALLALRPDNFGALFAMRREIFERFPFREGLSPQFDINARLRRAGLLRIDPQALVFSEEPRDLGLTFRRKRRWTYGFLEAQERQGHGLDYHLLVPFADLAFLATLPLALVWPALMPFAPLLYAVWTVKSLGLAKPLELSRRDALGYGVYMTVVNAAVAAGTLAFMAKRQVVWR is encoded by the coding sequence GTGCTCGCGGTGCTCGTGCTGTGGGCAGGGTTCGCCTGGGTGGTCTTCTACGACCTGCGAGACCTGCGGCATCTGCTACGGCTCGCGCGGGCGACGGGTCGGCAGGCTCGTGCCCAGGCCCCGCCGACAGCAGCCAGCGGGCACCCCAGCGTAGATGTCGTCATCCCGATCTACAACATGGGCGACTCGGTGGGGGAGACGCTGACCTCGATCGAGCGCTCGAGCTATCCATCCCGTCAGGTGATCGTGGTGGACGATGGATCTACGGACGGGCAGACCTGGCCTGCCGTGCAGGCCCTAGGAGATCGTATCGACGTGCTCGCGCAGATCGATCACGGCGGCAAGGCGGCGGCTGCCAATCACGGCGCCGGCCTCGGGCAGGGCGATGTGCTGTTGTTCCTGGACGCTGACAGCTACGTCAGCGAGGACTTCATCGAGCGCACTCTGGCCGTGTTCGATGCGCATCCCGAGGTTGGGGCGATCGACTATGTGCAGCGGGTCTCGAACCCTAAGGAGAGCTTTTGGACCCGGCAAGCCACCTTTGAGCGGGCCTTGCTGGCGCTGCGACCAGATAACTTCGGAGCCCTGTTCGCGATGCGTCGTGAGATCTTTGAGCGCTTCCCATTTCGCGAGGGGCTCTCGCCTCAGTTCGATATCAACGCCCGCCTGCGTAGGGCCGGATTGCTGCGCATCGATCCGCAAGCACTCGTGTTCTCTGAGGAACCGCGAGACCTCGGCTTGACCTTCCGCCGCAAGCGGCGCTGGACCTATGGGTTTCTGGAGGCGCAGGAACGTCAGGGGCATGGCCTGGACTACCACCTTCTGGTGCCGTTCGCGGACCTCGCGTTTCTCGCCACCTTACCCCTTGCACTGGTCTGGCCGGCGCTCATGCCATTTGCGCCGCTGCTCTACGCCGTGTGGACAGTGAAGTCGCTAGGGTTGGCGAAACCCCTGGAGCTCTCGCGCCGAGATGCACTCGGCTACGGGGTTTACATGACCGTGGTCAACGCCGCCGTGGCCGCCGGTACGCTGGCCTTTATGGCTAAGCGACAGGTGGTGTGGCGGTGA
- a CDS encoding HIT family protein, whose product MSARIDPAEPCPFCELLRQGMDHPAAIARLRSGLAILNVDQRYRGRAVLIFDRHEDTIDALTAVEFAAFGEDMRRLSRAVAVVGRAHRMNQALLGNVVGHVHWHIIPRREDDPNWGGPPWPVEASQPLADETAYRTLAEQIAEQIA is encoded by the coding sequence ATGAGCGCCCGCATCGACCCAGCCGAGCCCTGCCCCTTCTGCGAGCTGCTTCGCCAGGGCATGGACCACCCCGCAGCCATCGCTCGCCTGCGCAGCGGCCTCGCCATCCTCAACGTCGATCAACGATACCGTGGCCGCGCCGTGCTGATCTTCGACCGCCACGAGGACACCATCGATGCGCTCACGGCGGTCGAGTTCGCCGCCTTCGGCGAGGACATGCGGCGCTTGTCCCGCGCCGTAGCCGTGGTGGGTCGGGCCCATCGCATGAACCAGGCCCTGCTCGGCAACGTCGTTGGCCACGTCCACTGGCACATCATCCCGAGACGCGAAGATGACCCGAATTGGGGCGGCCCGCCCTGGCCCGTGGAGGCGTCGCAACCCCTGGCGGACGAAACCGCCTACCGCACCCTCGCCGAGCAGATCGCCGAGCAGATCGCCTGA